The uncultured Hyphomonas sp. genome includes a region encoding these proteins:
- a CDS encoding 2-oxoglutarate and iron-dependent oxygenase domain-containing protein: MTEYFKPVPFPLWQEDKLAFADALGQSFRETGFAVISDHPVSQDVIDANLEATKDFFALPEETKLKYDGREGGGQRGYTAFGVENAKGKAEADLKEFWHTGRALPADSPYRETMADTPAVPEVPDFDQATRGLYDALDTFGRQLLRAVALHLKLEESWFENKVDVGNSILRLLHYPPQTNPPPEGSVRAGAHEDINVITLLLGAEEAGLEVKHRSGKWLAVSPPPNALVINCGDMLQRLTAGVLPSTTHRVVNPSPERSRFPRYSTPFFLHFNQDVMIEALPGCVAEGGKAEPPITAQDYLMERLREIGLVKA; encoded by the coding sequence ATGACCGAATATTTCAAACCCGTTCCGTTTCCGCTCTGGCAGGAGGACAAGCTCGCTTTCGCCGATGCATTGGGCCAATCGTTCCGCGAGACCGGTTTCGCGGTCATTTCGGACCATCCGGTGTCCCAGGACGTCATCGATGCCAACTTGGAGGCGACCAAGGACTTTTTTGCCCTGCCGGAAGAAACCAAGCTCAAATATGACGGCCGCGAAGGCGGGGGGCAGCGGGGTTACACGGCATTCGGCGTCGAGAACGCCAAAGGCAAGGCAGAGGCCGACCTGAAGGAATTCTGGCATACTGGTCGGGCTTTGCCGGCAGATTCTCCCTACCGCGAAACCATGGCCGACACGCCTGCCGTGCCGGAAGTTCCGGATTTCGATCAAGCAACGCGCGGCCTGTACGATGCGCTGGACACATTCGGGCGCCAGCTGTTGCGCGCCGTGGCGCTTCACCTGAAGCTGGAAGAAAGCTGGTTCGAGAACAAGGTCGACGTCGGCAACTCCATCCTTCGCCTCCTTCACTATCCGCCACAGACCAATCCGCCACCGGAAGGCTCTGTCCGCGCTGGAGCGCACGAAGACATCAACGTCATCACCCTCCTGCTGGGCGCTGAAGAAGCCGGCCTGGAAGTGAAACACCGCTCTGGAAAGTGGCTCGCCGTCAGTCCGCCGCCCAATGCTCTGGTGATCAATTGTGGAGACATGCTGCAGAGGCTGACTGCAGGCGTCTTGCCATCGACGACCCACCGCGTCGTGAACCCCTCACCGGAGCGCTCACGGTTTCCCCGCTACTCGACCCCCTTCTTCCTGCACTTCAATCAGGATGTGATGATCGAAGCCCTTCCAGGCTGTGTAGCAGAAGGCGGCAAGGCTGAACCGCCGATTACCGCGCAGGACTATCTGATGGAACGCCTGCGCGAAATCGGGCTCGTCAAAGCCTGA
- a CDS encoding thiazole synthase, which produces MNDPLIIAGKSYASRLIVGTGKYASYQQNADAARAAGAEIVTVALRRVNLSNPNEERLTDFVKPDEFTYLPNTAGCFTADEAVRTLRLAREAGGWNLVKLEVLADQKTLYPNMPETLKAAEALIADGFEVMVYCSDDPVYAKMLEEAGCCAIMPLGSLIGSGLGIMNPVNIRLIVEQSRVPVIVDAGVGTASDAAIAMELGCDGVLMNTAIAAAKDPVLMASAMKHAVIAGREAYLAGRMPKKMYADPSSPLAGLI; this is translated from the coding sequence TTGAACGACCCTCTGATCATCGCCGGAAAGTCCTATGCCTCGCGCCTCATCGTGGGCACTGGGAAATATGCCTCCTACCAGCAGAACGCGGATGCGGCGCGCGCAGCCGGCGCGGAGATCGTGACGGTCGCGCTTCGACGGGTAAACCTGTCGAATCCGAACGAGGAGCGCCTCACGGACTTCGTGAAGCCGGACGAATTCACCTATCTGCCAAACACGGCGGGCTGTTTTACCGCAGACGAAGCCGTGCGCACGCTGCGGCTCGCCCGGGAGGCTGGCGGCTGGAACCTGGTGAAGCTGGAAGTCCTGGCGGACCAGAAGACGCTCTATCCGAACATGCCGGAGACGCTGAAAGCTGCAGAGGCGCTCATCGCGGACGGGTTCGAGGTCATGGTCTACTGTTCCGATGATCCGGTATACGCCAAAATGCTGGAAGAGGCGGGCTGCTGCGCAATCATGCCGCTTGGGTCCCTGATCGGCTCAGGGCTGGGAATCATGAACCCGGTCAACATCCGCCTGATTGTCGAGCAAAGCCGCGTTCCGGTGATCGTCGATGCGGGGGTCGGTACGGCATCTGACGCGGCAATCGCCATGGAGCTCGGCTGCGACGGCGTCCTGATGAACACAGCAATTGCCGCCGCCAAGGACCCGGTCCTGATGGCGTCCGCCATGAAGCACGCCGTTATTGCTGGCCGGGAAGCCTATCTCGCCGGACGCATGCCGAAGAAGATGTATGCCGATCCGAGTTCGCCGCTCGCCGGATTGATCTGA
- the thiS gene encoding sulfur carrier protein ThiS — MKITLNGEAREIAQGTTVAMLVAMVSADDGRDSRGVAIERNLEIVPKSEHASTVIEDGDRIEVVQFVGGG; from the coding sequence ATGAAGATAACGCTGAATGGGGAAGCCCGCGAAATTGCCCAGGGCACGACTGTGGCGATGCTGGTCGCCATGGTATCGGCGGATGACGGTCGGGATTCGCGCGGGGTCGCGATCGAGCGGAACCTTGAAATTGTTCCAAAATCCGAACATGCCTCAACCGTCATCGAGGACGGTGACCGCATCGAGGTGGTGCAGTTCGTTGGTGGCGGCTGA
- a CDS encoding type II 3-dehydroquinate dehydratase codes for MVKPIYVLGGPNLNLLGTREPDIYGRDTLDDIHNRLKAQSGGTPIEARQTNSEGELVTWIQEASREASAVILNAGAYTHTSVALHDALRACNVPVVEVHLSNPAAREAFRQVNYVAPAVNASIAGLGAYGYELALMAALKLSGT; via the coding sequence ATGGTGAAGCCGATATATGTCCTCGGGGGCCCGAACCTCAACCTGCTCGGAACGCGGGAACCGGATATTTATGGCCGGGATACGCTTGATGACATTCACAATCGCCTGAAGGCGCAGTCTGGCGGCACGCCGATCGAGGCCCGTCAGACCAATTCCGAAGGCGAACTGGTGACCTGGATACAGGAAGCATCCCGGGAGGCTTCTGCCGTAATTCTCAATGCCGGCGCCTATACGCACACATCCGTCGCGCTCCACGATGCGCTGCGGGCCTGCAACGTGCCGGTGGTTGAAGTACACTTGTCGAATCCCGCCGCACGCGAGGCTTTCAGACAGGTGAACTACGTCGCGCCTGCTGTGAATGCATCGATTGCGGGTCTCGGCGCGTATGGTTATGAGCTTGCCCTGATGGCCGCGCTAAAGCTGTCGGGAACATAA